In Paludibaculum fermentans, the genomic stretch CTGTTCTGGAAATAGAAATCGACGTCCGGCGAGGGGTAGTTGTGGAAGTAGTCGCCCACCAGGAACGTCAGGTCCAGCTTGGGCTGCAGCTTGTTCAGGTAGTCGCGCGTCTGGGTGAGGCGCTCGGTTGTTTTGAAGATGGACTCGGTGTCTTCGGGGCTGCCTTCGGGGCCTTTGTAGAAGTCGTCAATGATGTGGGAGTCGGCGATGATGGCGAAATAGAACTTGCCGGACCCCGGATCGGCGTCGAGCAGGCGGGGCGCGGCGAGGGACAGAAGTCCCCCGCCGGCTGCCTGCAGGAATTGCTTCCTGTGCATGGTCATCGTGCGGGTCTTTAGAACAGAACCTTCAGGCCGAACTGCAACTGGCGGGCCGGATAGGTGCTGGTGATGGTGCCGAAGTTGGTGTTGGAGATGTTCGCGTTCGGCGGTCCGAAGTTCGTCTTGTTGAAGAGGTTGAAAGCTTCGGTGCGGAACGAGACCTTGAACCGCTCAGTGACCGGGAAGTCCTTGTGGAGGCCCAGGTCGAGCTGGAACAGGGACGGGGCGCGAGCGATGTTGCGGCCCGCGTTGCCGAAGGGCTGTGTACGGTCCGTCGGCGCGCTGACAGTGGCCGGATTCAGCCAGTGTAAGCGGTCGCGCTGCGCTTCGGGCATCATCGGATCGCCGGTGACGTTGGGCCGGTAGGTGGGCGAACCGCTCACCTGGAAGTCCGATGCCGGGCTGTAGCTGAGGTTGACGGGATTGCCGCTGGCCATCGTGTGGATGCCGGTGAGGCGCCAGCCGCCCAGCACATAGTCGGTGGTCTTGTTCCAGCTGGAACCGAACTTCTGCTTCGCGCCGAACGGCAGGTCGTAGACCACCGTCGTCGTGTTGTTGAAGGGCTGGTCGTAGCCGGAGACGCCGCGTTCGTTGCGCAGGTCGCGGAAGTTGACGCGGGAGTTGTCGCCGTTGTTCGCTTCCAGGTGGCCGCTGGCGTTGTCGATGGCCTTCGACCAGGTGAACGAGTTCAACAGGTAGAAACCGCCGCTGAAGCGCTTCTCCAGCTTGGCTTGGAACGCGTGGTAGTTCAGGAAGCCGCCGCCGAAAGCGATCTGGATGAGGCCGAAGGCCTGGTTGGGCCGGCGGGCCTGCAGGCTGGTGTTGTCGTTGTTGACGCGCGCCTGGTTGTAGTCGCCCAGGATCATGAGGCCAACGCCGCGCGTGCCGACATAGCCGAGATCGAGGACGAAGTCCTTGGCCAGTTCCTGCTGGATGGTGAAGTGCCAGTTCTGGATGTAGCTGGTGCGGTAGTCCGCCGGGATGTAGTTGGCGCGGACGTTGATCTGCTTCACGTTGGAGAGCTGCAGGAAGTTATCCGGATAGCCCATCTCGGTGGTGCGGAAGCAGGTGCCGGGCGCCTGCGAGGTGATGGTGCAGAGCGCGAGAGGAGCCGAGGCGGCCGTGCTGGGCGCCTGGTCGATGGACGGGTTCAGGATGTTCGGCAGGTTGTACGACAGCAGGTTCTCGCCGCCCATGCGGTTGAAGTGGATGAAGCTGACGCCATAGGCCGAACGGATGACCGTCTTCTGCCGCAGCGTATAGGCGACGCCCAGGCGCGGGGCGAAGTTGTTGCGATCCGGATGCACCAGGGAGCGGTCGTAGATGCCGCCGTCCTGCGCCTGGATCAGCTTGTTCGAGAGGGGGTCGAAGTTCGAGAGGACGTTCTTGTCGGCCCACTGCGGCGTGCCGTACTCATAGCGGAGGCCGGCGTTGATCACCAGCTTGGGGCTCACCTTCCAGTCGTCCTGCACATAGAAGAAGTGCATGCGCTGCTGCAGCTTGACGATGGTGGCGCTGTTGAGCTGATAGTTGCTGCGGGCGCCGAATAGGAAGTCGGCCAGATACTGCTCGTTGTTGTTGGCGGTGCCAGCCACCTTGCTGAAGCGGCCGCCGTAGCTATCGGTGCCCGACTTCGGGTTGAAGTCGTCGATCTCGGTGCCGATGCTCTGGTACTCATAGCCGGCCTTCAGCGTGTGGCGGCCCATGATGCGCGAGTAGTTCACCTTGGGGTTGATCAGGAAGGGATTCTGGAACTGAGGGTTGCTGCCCTGCACGCCGAGCTGCGCATAGCCGGTGATGTTCTGCGGATACAGGCCGCCGGTGAAGCGCTTGTCGGTGGGGTAGTTGGGCAGCCCGAGCTGCGTCGCCACGCTGGGCTGGCCCGCGAACCAGGGGGTCTTGCCGCCCTCGGTCTTGCCGATGCCGATGCGGAACTCGATGACGGAGGTGGGGCTCATCGTGAAGGTGAGGCCGCCCGCCGTCTGGTAGTTCAACACGCGCACATCGCCGTTGCTGTTGCCGCCCGACAGGCCGGGAATCGCCGCCGGAACCTGCTGCTGCGAGAGACGGTGGCTGTAGCGGACAAAGCCGGTCAGCTTCGAACCGAAGTACTGATCGTAGCGGCCGTCACCCTTGTCGACATTCGTCGGCTGGGTGGGCAGCGACTGATAGTTGTTCGACAGGCCCGGCAGGTTCGGAGCGGGCAGCGCCCCCAGCACCGTGCTGGCGAACTTGCTGATCTGCGCAGCCGGCAGTTGGCCGGGGCTGTAGATGGCGCCAGTGAAGGGATTCTGCACGGGCGCGGAGAAGATGCCGTTCTTCTGGTCCACCGTGGGGATGGTGGCGAACATGATCGTCTTCTCGACGCGGCGGTAGCCTTCGAAATCGGCAAAGAAGAACGCCTTGTCCTTCTTGATGGCGCCGCCGAACGCACCGCCGTACTGGTTCTGGATCAGCACCGGCTTGGTGTTCTGCACCGGCTTGATGAAGCCCGTCGCGTTCAGCGAGGTGTTGCGCAGGAACTCGTAGATGGCGCCGTGATAGTCGTTGGAGCCGCTCTTGATGCTGACGTTCACAATCGCGCCGCCGGCGCGGCCGAACTCAGCGCTGTAGTTGCTGGTTTCGACACGGAACTCCTGCACGGCGTCGGGCGACGGCTGCACCACCTGATTGGAGAAGCCCTGGTTGGAAGTGCCGTAGGCGTTGTTGTCCACACCGTCGACGACGAAGTTGTTCTGCGAGCTGCGCATGCCGTTCACGTTGAACGAGGCGTCGCGCGGCGTGCTGCCGTTGGCCAGATCGGACTTGCGGACGCCGGGCACCAGCAACGCCAGGTCGGCGTAGGCGCGGCCGTTCAGCGGCAGGTTGACGATCTGCTGGTTGCCGACCACCGTCCCGCGGGAACTGGTGTCGGTCTCGAGCTGCGCGGCGGCGGCCGTGACGTCCACGGTCTCGGTGACCGTGCCCACGGGCAGATCCAGATCCACGCGCTGGCGTGCGCTGACGTTCACCGTGAATTGGGCGGCGGTGACGCGTTTGAAGCCCTTGGCTTCGGCGGACACCGTGTAGGTGCCGGCCTTGAGGTTAAAGAACTGATAGTCACCCGATTCGTTCGTCTCCGCCGTTTGGGAGACGCCGGTTTGCGTATTCGTCACCGTGACGATGCTGCCATGCACCGGGAGCCGCGACGTGTCGCGGATGGTGCCAAGCACGGTTGCGGTGTCGAACTGAGCCAGAAGGGTAGCTGACAGGAGGATCGCCGCGAGCGCGACGGTCAGCGCTGTTTTGAGAGAGACCTTGAGTGTGTTCATGATCAACAGAGAAAAGCCGGACTGCATGGTCATCGGAATTGAACGCGCGAAGCACACTTCGCACCCCGGACGACCTGAAGCCGCAACCAGGAATAGCAGCTCTTAGTGAATATTCGATGAATCCCCAGTCACATTCAGGTCGCGATTATGGAATCGTACCTCAGTTCCTGCACGGGGACCTAGAGGAAAGTTGCTATCCGGAGAGGCCGGCGGAAGATTCTACGGCCGTAACATTTACCCCTGGCGGGCGCCCTGAAGCTTACAGCAGCCGCCCGGATTTCGGGCCGGAGGCCTTCTTCGCCAACCGCGTGGCCCGCTTCTGAAGAGCCTCGCTATCTTCGATGACCTGCGCGGCGAGGGTCATCTCAAACGCCATGGCGAGGTTCTTTTCACGCCGTTCGTAGTGGATCGCCAGCCGCTCTAACGCCTTGGCCTGCCAGGGGTTGCGGATGGTGGAAAGCTCCGTCCAAACGGCCACGGCGGCATCGTGACGTTCCAGTTTGCGCTCCATGTCGGCGACATGCCAGAGCGTTTCGTAGAGCAGCGGCTCCTGCAGGGTCCGCTTCAGCGCCTGGCGCATGAGCATGAGGGCATCTTCGGCCCGCCCCTCATTGCGGAACCAGCGGGCCAGGGCGACCATCTCCGCGCCGGATGTCAGGCGCTGCGGCTCGCGGAACGCTACCGGCACGATGGCCGTGAGGCAGGCCAGCGAGAGGATGTCGACCGCGTTGTGCGAGATGACCGGCCGCAGCGGCGCGAAGTTGCCCGTCCGCAGATACTCGAAGTACAGATTCGGGATGAACTGCCCATCGACGTCGCCGTGCCGCTCGACGCCCAGGATGCGCTGCTCCAGCTCCTGCAGGCGGCAGCTTTCCAGCGCCAGACGCCACAGCCGGCGGGCGGAGTAGAGCAGGTCGACGTGCTTCAGCCGGAGGAACGGCTCGCGAATCCGCAGCAGGCGGTAACGGGTCTCCAGCAGCGGCTGGTCAAACGAGCGGCCGTTGTAAGTGACCAGCAGGTCGAACTGGTCGAGGTATGCGGAGAGCGCCTTCAGCATCGACGGCTCCTCGCCGTGGTCGCGCATGAAGAACTGCTTCAAAACAAAGCCGTTGGCGGTGATGCCGCCGACGCCCACCAGGAACGCGAACGCGCCGGAGCCGCCGGAGAGGCCACTGGTTTCCGTATCGAGAAAGGCCCAGCGCTCGGGCGGCACGGTGACGCCCTCTTCGTTCACCAGCGCGGCCAGCAGGTCCTGTGGCAGTTCGCTGAGCGCCCCGACGTCGGCCGTGCCGTGGCGATGGTGGGCCGGCCAGTGGCGGTCGATCTCCCAGTGCGTGCCGTCCTCGGTCCGGACTTCCACGCCGTCGGGCAGGGCGCGGGTCTCCGGCAGCGGCTCCGTCTGGTACCGCGCGTCGATCTTCTGGAGCCGGGCTCGCAGAATCTCGAGTTGGGCCTTCAGGGGATCCATGCGGACCTTACTTCGCGTCCCTCCAGTTGGAACCGTGGCCGGTCTCGACCAGCAGCGGAACCTTCAGCTTCACCACCGACTCCATGGTGGACTTCACCAGCCTGGTGGCCTCTTCGAGCTCGGACGGCGGGCATTCCAGCACCAGTTCGTCGTGTACCTGCAGCAACATACGGGTCTGCAGCTTGCGCTTGGTGATCTCCGCATCGACGCGGATCATGGCCAGCTTGATCAGGTCGGCGGCCGTGCCCTGGAGGGGGGTGTTGACGGCGGTGCGTTCGGCAAACGAGCGGGCGTTGGGATTCTTGGCGGCAATATCCGGAATGGGGCGGCGCCGGCCGTCGAGCGTGAGAGTGTAGCCTCTTTGACGCACTTCGGCGATGGTCGCCTCGATCCACTTCTTCACTCCGGCATACATGTCGAAGTAGTTGCGAATGTAGCGATCGGCCTCGTCGCGTCCGATGCCCAGTTGTGCGGCCAGGCCGAAAGCAGTTTGCCCGTAGACGATGCCGAAGTTGACGGCCTTGGCGTTGCGGCGCATCTCGGGCGTGACCATCAGTTGGGGTACGCCAAAGACTTCCGAGGCCGTGCGGGTATGGATGTCTTCGTTGCGGCGGAAGGAGTCCACCAGCAGCGTATCGCCCGAGTAGTGGGCCAGCAGGCGCAGCTCGATCTGGGAGTAGTCCGCGACCAGCATGGTCCAGCCGGGATCGGGCACGAAGGCGGCGCGGATCTCGCGGCCTAACTCCGTGCGAACAGGGATGTTCTGTAGGTTCGGATTGGACGAGGACAGGCGTCCGGTGGCGGCGCCGGCCGGGTTGAAAGTCGTGTGGAGGCGGTGGTCAGCGGGCGACAGCAGCATGGGGAGGGCGTCGACGTAGGTCCCCTTGAGCTTGGCCAACTGCCGGTATTCCAGGATCTTCTGGGCGATGGGGTGCTCCAGCGCCAGGGTTTCTAGGACATCGGCGGCGGTGGAGTAGGCCTTGGTCTTGCCGGTCTTGCCCTGCGTGGGCAGCTTCAGATCCTCGAACAGGATTTCGCCTAACTGCTTGGGCGAGTTGAGGTTGAATGGCTTGCCTGCGAGGCCGAAGATGTCGTCGGTGAGTTTGCCGATCTCGGCTTCCATGCGGTTGGACAGGGCCGAGAGCTGATCGGTCGCGACCAGGATGCCGGTGCGCTCCATGCGTGCCAGCACGGGTGCCAGCGGCAGGTCGAGTTCGTCGTAGAGCTTCCTCAGCTCAGGAGTGATCTGGGGCCGGAGCTTGGCGGCCAGCAGCTTGAGGGTCTCTTCCTGGGTGGCGCCGGGCCGCTCCAGGTAGCGCATCACCAGCGGCTCCAACTGGCAGGCGGACGGGTCTGCCAGGACGAGGAACGAGTATAAAAGGATGTCCTCGATGGGCGGATCGAGCGGCGGATTGCCGGCCGAGAGGTGCGCCTTGTAGTCGAAAACGACCGTGGAATCAAAGGCTTCGGCGGGCGTCTCCTCCACGGCGGGCGGCGCGTCGACGTTCAATTCCTTCAGGAAGCTGTAGAACTCGTACTCGCGGTAGAACTCGGCCAGCGTGGGCACGTCGGGCCCCTGGATGGCGAGGTCGTCCAGGTGGAACTCGAAGGGGGCTTCGGTCTCGATCGTGGCCAGCTTACGGCTGAAGAGGATCTGGTCACGGTTGTTGAGAAGGCTCTCGCGATAGGCCTTGCGGGTGACTTCGGGGGCCTTGTCGAGCAGGGATTGGAGCGAGCCGAACTGTTCCAGCAGCTGGACGGCGCCCTTGTCGCCGATGCCCGGCGCGCCCGGGATGTTGTCGACCGTGTCGCCCACCAGCGCCAGCAGGTCAGGGATCTGTTCCGGCGTCACGCCCTTGAATTCCTTGACCTTAGCCGGGTCGTACAGCGTGTCGTTCTTCATCGCGTCCAGCATCCGGACATGGTCGTTCACCAGTTGGAGCATGTCCTTGTCGGACGAGATGACCCAGACCTCCAGGTCCGGCGAGGCGGTCTTCCAGGCGACAGTGCCGATGATGTCGTCGGCTTCGTAGCCCTTCAATTTGAGGACCGGGATCCGCATGGCGCCCAGCATGCGTTCGATGGCGGGCAGTTGCTCGATGAGTTCCGGCGGAGTCTCGGTGCGGGTGGCTTTGTAGGCGGCGAAGGCCTCGTCGCGGAAGGTGGGGCCCTCAGACTCGTAGACGGCGGCCAGGTAGTCCGGCTGGTACTGCTTCACCAGTCGCCGCAGCATGTTGTGAAAGATATAGATGGCTTCAGTGGATGAGCCGCGCGAGTTGCGCATGGGCGGGGCGTTCATGCGCTGGCGGGCATGGAAGGCCCGGAAGATGAAGTTGAAGGAGTCGACGAGGAACAGCCGGGGCATGAGTTTCATGATACTCCCAGGGGTGGGAATCCTAACCCAATCGTGGCATCCAGGCAACAGGAAAGAGGCCGATTGTGGTCATATTACCACATTCCAAAATTTGTAAATCGTGAGAGACAAAGTACTTACTGGCCGGTTTTAACTCTGTTAGGATGAGACTGGAGTCGCATTTGAAATTTGAGACCACTATCCAGCGCCCGGTGGCAGCTTCGGGCGTAGGGTTGCACAGCGGAGTTCCGGTGAACATCCGCATCGTGCCGGCATCGCCTGGAACGGGCATTGTCTTCCGCCGCACGGACCTGGACAACTTTGA encodes the following:
- a CDS encoding TonB-dependent receptor, with amino-acid sequence MNTLKVSLKTALTVALAAILLSATLLAQFDTATVLGTIRDTSRLPVHGSIVTVTNTQTGVSQTAETNESGDYQFFNLKAGTYTVSAEAKGFKRVTAAQFTVNVSARQRVDLDLPVGTVTETVDVTAAAAQLETDTSSRGTVVGNQQIVNLPLNGRAYADLALLVPGVRKSDLANGSTPRDASFNVNGMRSSQNNFVVDGVDNNAYGTSNQGFSNQVVQPSPDAVQEFRVETSNYSAEFGRAGGAIVNVSIKSGSNDYHGAIYEFLRNTSLNATGFIKPVQNTKPVLIQNQYGGAFGGAIKKDKAFFFADFEGYRRVEKTIMFATIPTVDQKNGIFSAPVQNPFTGAIYSPGQLPAAQISKFASTVLGALPAPNLPGLSNNYQSLPTQPTNVDKGDGRYDQYFGSKLTGFVRYSHRLSQQQVPAAIPGLSGGNSNGDVRVLNYQTAGGLTFTMSPTSVIEFRIGIGKTEGGKTPWFAGQPSVATQLGLPNYPTDKRFTGGLYPQNITGYAQLGVQGSNPQFQNPFLINPKVNYSRIMGRHTLKAGYEYQSIGTEIDDFNPKSGTDSYGGRFSKVAGTANNNEQYLADFLFGARSNYQLNSATIVKLQQRMHFFYVQDDWKVSPKLVINAGLRYEYGTPQWADKNVLSNFDPLSNKLIQAQDGGIYDRSLVHPDRNNFAPRLGVAYTLRQKTVIRSAYGVSFIHFNRMGGENLLSYNLPNILNPSIDQAPSTAASAPLALCTITSQAPGTCFRTTEMGYPDNFLQLSNVKQINVRANYIPADYRTSYIQNWHFTIQQELAKDFVLDLGYVGTRGVGLMILGDYNQARVNNDNTSLQARRPNQAFGLIQIAFGGGFLNYHAFQAKLEKRFSGGFYLLNSFTWSKAIDNASGHLEANNGDNSRVNFRDLRNERGVSGYDQPFNNTTTVVYDLPFGAKQKFGSSWNKTTDYVLGGWRLTGIHTMASGNPVNLSYSPASDFQVSGSPTYRPNVTGDPMMPEAQRDRLHWLNPATVSAPTDRTQPFGNAGRNIARAPSLFQLDLGLHKDFPVTERFKVSFRTEAFNLFNKTNFGPPNANISNTNFGTITSTYPARQLQFGLKVLF
- the polA gene encoding DNA polymerase I gives rise to the protein MKLMPRLFLVDSFNFIFRAFHARQRMNAPPMRNSRGSSTEAIYIFHNMLRRLVKQYQPDYLAAVYESEGPTFRDEAFAAYKATRTETPPELIEQLPAIERMLGAMRIPVLKLKGYEADDIIGTVAWKTASPDLEVWVISSDKDMLQLVNDHVRMLDAMKNDTLYDPAKVKEFKGVTPEQIPDLLALVGDTVDNIPGAPGIGDKGAVQLLEQFGSLQSLLDKAPEVTRKAYRESLLNNRDQILFSRKLATIETEAPFEFHLDDLAIQGPDVPTLAEFYREYEFYSFLKELNVDAPPAVEETPAEAFDSTVVFDYKAHLSAGNPPLDPPIEDILLYSFLVLADPSACQLEPLVMRYLERPGATQEETLKLLAAKLRPQITPELRKLYDELDLPLAPVLARMERTGILVATDQLSALSNRMEAEIGKLTDDIFGLAGKPFNLNSPKQLGEILFEDLKLPTQGKTGKTKAYSTAADVLETLALEHPIAQKILEYRQLAKLKGTYVDALPMLLSPADHRLHTTFNPAGAATGRLSSSNPNLQNIPVRTELGREIRAAFVPDPGWTMLVADYSQIELRLLAHYSGDTLLVDSFRRNEDIHTRTASEVFGVPQLMVTPEMRRNAKAVNFGIVYGQTAFGLAAQLGIGRDEADRYIRNYFDMYAGVKKWIEATIAEVRQRGYTLTLDGRRRPIPDIAAKNPNARSFAERTAVNTPLQGTAADLIKLAMIRVDAEITKRKLQTRMLLQVHDELVLECPPSELEEATRLVKSTMESVVKLKVPLLVETGHGSNWRDAK
- a CDS encoding ribonuclease H-like domain-containing protein, which gives rise to MDPLKAQLEILRARLQKIDARYQTEPLPETRALPDGVEVRTEDGTHWEIDRHWPAHHRHGTADVGALSELPQDLLAALVNEEGVTVPPERWAFLDTETSGLSGGSGAFAFLVGVGGITANGFVLKQFFMRDHGEEPSMLKALSAYLDQFDLLVTYNGRSFDQPLLETRYRLLRIREPFLRLKHVDLLYSARRLWRLALESCRLQELEQRILGVERHGDVDGQFIPNLYFEYLRTGNFAPLRPVISHNAVDILSLACLTAIVPVAFREPQRLTSGAEMVALARWFRNEGRAEDALMLMRQALKRTLQEPLLYETLWHVADMERKLERHDAAVAVWTELSTIRNPWQAKALERLAIHYERREKNLAMAFEMTLAAQVIEDSEALQKRATRLAKKASGPKSGRLL